The genomic stretch CTCTTCAAGCTGTCGGCGGTGACCGTGACCACCGCGTCGGCGATGGGGCCGCTGCGGATCGACGGCCTGGACGAGGAGTTCGCGAGGGACCTCGTGGACCGGCTCAACAGGGTGACCCAGGCGACACCGGGGGATGCGACGTGACGGTGGAGGACATGAGGGTGCAGTCCGTCGGCTGGCGCCGGCTCGACCCCCGCATGTGCCTGGTCAACCTGCGCTGGCTGCTGCCGCCGCTGGGCATCATCGCCCTGACCGCGCTGGCCTCGGGCGGCGTCAACTGGGAAGATCACAAGCTGCAGATCGTCTCGGCCCTGCTGTTCGTCTACCTCACCTGCAGTGAGATGATCCGCTGGCGGACCACGCGCTACCGGGTGACCGATGAGCAGGTCGAGGTCCACTCCGGCCTGTTGTGGCGGCGGCACGTCGCGATACCCCGCGACCGCATCCGCACCGTGGACGTGACGTCGGGGCCGGTGCACCGGATCTTCGGCCTGTCGATCGTCACCATGGGCACCGGCCAGGCGCTCCGGACCGACCGTCGCGATCAGGTCAAGCTCGACGCCGTCTCCGCGGCCGAGGCGGCGACCCTCCGTGCGGAGCTCCTGCCCCGGGCACAGGCCGCCGCCACGATCCCCGCACCCGCCGAACCGCAGGAAGCCGCAGAGCCGAACGAAGCCGCCGAGCCGCGGGAAACCGCCGAGCCGGCGGCGGAGGAGATCGCCCGGATCGACCCGCGGTGGGTGCGGTACGCGCCGCTGAGCCCGCTCGTGTTCGTCATCGGCCTCGCCCCGCTCACCCAGGCGTACAACCTGGCCGAGAGGCTAGGCGTTCCCGTGGACATCGAAGGGGCGGTGCTGGGGGCCGTCGCGTTCCTGGAGTCGGCGCCCGGCTGGCTGTTCGTCGTGTTCGTCCTCATGATGCTGGTCGCCGGGGCGATCGGCACCGTGCTGCTGTTCACCGAGTCGTGGTGGCGCTTCCGCCTCGAGCGCGAGCCCCGGACCGGCACCCTGCGCGTGACCCGGGGGCTGCTCACGACGCGCTCCTTCACGCTGGAGGAGCGGCGGCTGCGCGGCGCCGAGCTGATCGAGCCGTTCATGCTGCGCTGGGGGAAGGGGACCCGGCTCAAGGCGCTCGCGAGCGGGCTGCGCCACACCATGGACGGCCCACGCGGCGGCTCCGGCGCGTTGCTGCCGCCGGCGCCCCGCCAGATGGCGCACGCCACGGCGGCGTCGGCGCTGGGGGAGCGGGAGAGCCCACTGCTGCCCACGCGACTACGCACCCACCCCCGCGCCGCGCTGCGCCGCAGGATGTTCCGCGCCGCCCTGGCGAGCGCGGCGGCCATCGTCGCGGCGGCGGTGCTCGCCGCGCTGACGGGGTGGTCCGCCGGCTGGTCGATGGCGGTCGCGGCCGCGGTCGCGGTGCCGGTCTCCCTCCTGCTCGCGGCCGACTCCTACCGGTCGCTCGGACACACGCTCCACGGCGCCTACCTGGTGACCCGGTCCGGCGCGCTGGTACGCCGCACCGTGGCGCTGCAGCGCACCGGCGTCATCGGCTGGACCATCACCCGCTCGCCGTTCCAGCGGAGGTCGGGCCTGGCGAACATCGCGGCCACGACGGCGGCGGGCACGCTCGGCGCCTACACCGTGCGGGACGTCGGCTACGGGGACGGCCTCGTCCTGGCCGACGAGGCGGTTCCCGGGTTGCTGGCGCAATTCATCGAGCGGGTGGAGCAATAACGCATGATGACGAAGGACGGATATTCATGACTGTTCTGCAGGCAGTGGGGTTGACAAAAAGATATGGGCCGGTGTTAGCGGTAAGCAATGCGAGTTTCTCGGTCCGGGCCGGCGCCATAACCGGCTTCCTGGGGCCGAACGGCGCCGGCAAGTCGACGACCCTGCGGATGTTCCTCGGCCTCGACCACCCCACCAGCGGCTCGGCCCTCATCGACGGGAAGCCCATCAGCGAATGGCCCGTCCCCGCCCGCAAGATCGGGGCGGCTCTCGACACGCAGTGCGCTCACCCCAGCCGCCGGGCGATCGACACCCTGCGCTGGGTCGCCAAGATGATCGGGGTCGACCCCAGGCAGGGCGAGGTGATGCTCGACCGGGTGGGCCTGACGGAGGTGGCCAACCAGCGGGTCGGCAGGTTCTCCCTCGGCATGCGGCAGCGGCTCGCGCTGGCCATCGCGCTGATCGGCAACCCGGAGATCGTCGTGCTGGACGAGCCGATGAACGGGCTGGACCCCGACGGCATCTCGTGGATGAAGGACCTCCTGCGGCAGTTCCGCGACCAGGGGCGCACGGTGTTCGTGTCCAGCCACCTCCTGGCGGAGATGGAGGACCTCGTCGACGACCTCGTGGTCATCGCCCAGAGCCGGATCGTGGGCAGCGGCTCGGCAGCGGCGTTCATGCAGCGGTTCCAGGTGAAGAAGGTCACCGTGCGGTGCGAGAACCCCAAGGCGCTGGCGCCCGCGCTGGTGAAGGCCGGCGGCCGGGTGCAGGCGAGCGGCTCTCATGGCATCCAGGTCACCGGGCTGGCCTCCGGGCAGGTCGGGACCATCGCGCGGGACACCATGGTGGCGCTCTACGAGCTGCGGGAGGAGCGCAGCCTGCACCACGCGTTCGCGCAGGCCACACAGGACAGGTCGAGCATCAAGGGAGAGGTGGGCTAGGTGAGTTTCGCCAACGTGTGCGCCGCGGAGCTGCTCAAGTTCCGTACGCTCCTGAGCAACAGGATCACGCTGCTGTGCGCCCTCGTGGGCGTGGCGGCCGTGGGCCTGCTGATGGGGTCCAACATCGGCCCCAACGGCAATCTCGTCCAGGGCCCGCCCGGCTCGCAGGCCGTCGCCTCGCCCATGCAGTTCGTGATGTTCTCGATGATGATCCTCGGGGTGCTCTCCGCGACGAGCGAGATCAGGAACGGCACCTTCCGGATCACCCTTTCCGTCGCCCCCTGGCGGAGGCGGGTCCTCACCGGCAAGATGGTCACCCTCGCCGCGATCGCCTTCGGCGTCACGATCGTCGGCCTGCTGATCGCGTACGGCAGCTCGCTGATCACCGCGAGCGGCACCGCCTACGCGCCCCTGTCCAACGGGGGAGCCGCCACCATCCTGGCGTTCCTGGGCAGCGTGCCGCTGGTCACCGCGCTTGGGGTCGCGGTCGGGGTGCTGGTGAAGAGCACCGCGGGCGCCCTGTCCATCCTGCTGGTGTGGGCCTTCGCCGGCGAGGGGATCCTGGCGATCGTCCTCCCGGACACGATCGAC from Nonomuraea polychroma encodes the following:
- a CDS encoding PH domain-containing protein is translated as MRVQSVGWRRLDPRMCLVNLRWLLPPLGIIALTALASGGVNWEDHKLQIVSALLFVYLTCSEMIRWRTTRYRVTDEQVEVHSGLLWRRHVAIPRDRIRTVDVTSGPVHRIFGLSIVTMGTGQALRTDRRDQVKLDAVSAAEAATLRAELLPRAQAAATIPAPAEPQEAAEPNEAAEPRETAEPAAEEIARIDPRWVRYAPLSPLVFVIGLAPLTQAYNLAERLGVPVDIEGAVLGAVAFLESAPGWLFVVFVLMMLVAGAIGTVLLFTESWWRFRLEREPRTGTLRVTRGLLTTRSFTLEERRLRGAELIEPFMLRWGKGTRLKALASGLRHTMDGPRGGSGALLPPAPRQMAHATAASALGERESPLLPTRLRTHPRAALRRRMFRAALASAAAIVAAAVLAALTGWSAGWSMAVAAAVAVPVSLLLAADSYRSLGHTLHGAYLVTRSGALVRRTVALQRTGVIGWTITRSPFQRRSGLANIAATTAAGTLGAYTVRDVGYGDGLVLADEAVPGLLAQFIERVEQ
- a CDS encoding ABC transporter ATP-binding protein translates to MLAVSNASFSVRAGAITGFLGPNGAGKSTTLRMFLGLDHPTSGSALIDGKPISEWPVPARKIGAALDTQCAHPSRRAIDTLRWVAKMIGVDPRQGEVMLDRVGLTEVANQRVGRFSLGMRQRLALAIALIGNPEIVVLDEPMNGLDPDGISWMKDLLRQFRDQGRTVFVSSHLLAEMEDLVDDLVVIAQSRIVGSGSAAAFMQRFQVKKVTVRCENPKALAPALVKAGGRVQASGSHGIQVTGLASGQVGTIARDTMVALYELREERSLHHAFAQATQDRSSIKGEVG